One genomic segment of Verrucomicrobiota bacterium includes these proteins:
- a CDS encoding DUF1549 domain-containing protein, whose amino-acid sequence MIRRQLGPCSFFEIERRFLETSRMNSLGNASSFRSLNSSPRAGVIPASVRGALGPLRCLIAVLLVLRCVAAPETSAPPLTSEGVEFFESRIRPVLIERCYECHSASQGKSKGGLKLDSRQGWVAGGDSGPAVTPDNPETSLLIKAIRQQDPDLKMPPRKSGGPLTPRQITDFETWIRMGAPDPRTNSASPTGTIAADRNGAHSSNPLDWWSLRPIQALTPGSIDSFKGAANPIDYFIDSKLAEKGLERAPAADRRTLVRRAYFDLVGLPPSFERVEAFLADTSPDAWSKLIEELLESKHYGERWGRHWLDVVRYADSGGYETDIYYRNAWRYRDYVIKSFNDDKPYDRFVQEQVAGDELWPNDLALDGTYKLSAEKERALEARTGTGIYTLGTQIHESNMDTPKRNYEIFTDWVDTTANAFLGLTFQCARCHDHKFDPFTQKDWYGLAAAFAGSKQVEVPIIPAMGVADFRQHYPRIIAADEARRAYRLFEKRVQSRTLSDSEKKEKQQLLETIANAILALPQNDAQGVPFDGLMEVPTVSVLGHERPELVPAIHILRRGELHLRRDPVTADLPDVLRKATGCQDPLPGPFGSRKQLALWLTQPKHPLTARVMANRVWSWHMGRGIVGTPNDFGKAGDAPSHPALLDWLASELIRNGWSLKKLHRLIMTSAAYQADSRWLNSNNLKLDPQNRYFWKGQRRRLEAELLWDNIHAVAGTLNGKMGGRPVVPPLVRDEQPPGYWTVSADPAEHTRRGIYILVRRNYRFPLFDVYDWPVNAVSAPSRDVTTVAPQALWLMNNRTAVRQAEQFAARLFKDSVGREGWNAPDFGPGQPGWLGSKSGRHAGWAKRMANTNAPAGFDAPIGAVLTHGSSSVLWKVPVSDPAGVASLRGGLWNVRHLGRSGVWKLWKNDRDLLAEGILQDASGSSANPLALSSGARNGASLSSIAYSPGDTFRLEILEGDFVGVHWTITTSTRVADLMADFTLISNPTDSGWQYGESLENGGGTAGPAQPPLTPIDFALEACVDRAWKLAFARKPTSGELQESISLVESLERSGDKLDASVDLPGSVSRERGAALAKFCLSLFNLHEFSYVD is encoded by the coding sequence ATGATTCGCCGGCAACTTGGCCCTTGCTCTTTCTTCGAGATTGAGCGTAGATTCTTGGAAACTTCACGCATGAACAGCCTTGGGAACGCATCCTCCTTCCGTTCCCTCAATTCAAGTCCCCGCGCCGGCGTGATCCCGGCCAGCGTTCGTGGAGCGCTTGGACCCTTGCGGTGCTTGATCGCGGTCCTGCTCGTTCTGCGCTGCGTGGCGGCTCCGGAGACTTCGGCGCCGCCCTTGACTTCAGAAGGTGTCGAGTTTTTTGAATCCAGGATACGCCCCGTTTTGATTGAACGCTGTTATGAGTGCCACAGCGCATCGCAGGGAAAGTCGAAAGGCGGCCTGAAACTGGACAGCCGCCAGGGTTGGGTCGCCGGAGGAGATTCGGGCCCGGCGGTGACACCCGACAATCCGGAAACCAGCCTGCTGATCAAGGCGATTCGGCAGCAAGATCCCGATCTCAAAATGCCGCCGCGAAAGAGTGGCGGTCCTCTGACTCCCCGGCAGATTACAGATTTTGAAACCTGGATTCGAATGGGCGCACCCGATCCCAGAACAAACTCAGCAAGCCCCACCGGAACCATCGCCGCGGATCGGAATGGCGCACACAGTTCGAATCCGCTCGATTGGTGGTCACTGCGCCCGATCCAAGCGTTGACACCCGGTTCCATCGATTCATTCAAGGGCGCTGCCAACCCGATCGATTACTTCATCGATTCCAAGCTGGCCGAAAAGGGACTGGAGAGGGCTCCCGCAGCCGATCGGAGAACGCTGGTGCGGCGCGCTTATTTCGATCTCGTGGGGCTTCCGCCCTCCTTTGAGCGCGTGGAAGCGTTTCTCGCCGACACTTCACCGGACGCCTGGTCCAAGCTGATCGAAGAACTTCTCGAATCCAAACATTATGGAGAACGATGGGGTCGCCACTGGCTGGACGTCGTTCGATATGCCGACAGCGGAGGATATGAGACGGACATCTACTATCGAAACGCGTGGCGTTACCGCGATTATGTGATCAAGTCGTTCAATGACGACAAACCATACGACCGCTTCGTCCAGGAACAGGTCGCGGGAGACGAGCTCTGGCCGAATGATCTTGCCCTCGACGGAACCTATAAGCTCTCAGCCGAAAAGGAGCGGGCCTTGGAGGCGCGGACCGGCACCGGGATCTACACCCTGGGGACGCAGATCCATGAATCCAACATGGATACACCCAAGCGGAATTACGAAATCTTTACCGACTGGGTGGACACGACTGCCAATGCCTTTCTCGGCCTTACTTTTCAGTGCGCGCGCTGCCATGACCACAAATTCGATCCGTTCACCCAGAAGGATTGGTACGGGCTTGCCGCCGCTTTTGCCGGAAGCAAGCAAGTGGAGGTGCCCATCATACCCGCCATGGGAGTTGCCGACTTCAGGCAACATTATCCCAGGATAATTGCGGCAGACGAGGCGCGTCGCGCCTACCGTCTCTTTGAAAAGCGAGTGCAAAGTCGCACACTGAGTGATTCGGAGAAGAAGGAAAAACAGCAACTGCTGGAAACCATCGCCAATGCCATCCTCGCACTGCCTCAAAACGACGCCCAGGGCGTGCCATTTGATGGATTGATGGAGGTGCCCACCGTCAGCGTCCTCGGACACGAACGGCCGGAACTCGTCCCCGCCATTCACATTCTCCGCCGCGGCGAACTGCACTTGCGGCGCGATCCCGTGACCGCGGATCTACCTGACGTGCTCCGGAAAGCGACGGGGTGCCAGGACCCGCTTCCGGGGCCGTTCGGAAGCAGGAAGCAGCTCGCGCTCTGGCTGACCCAGCCAAAACATCCTTTGACGGCCCGTGTCATGGCGAACCGTGTATGGTCCTGGCACATGGGCCGGGGCATCGTGGGGACGCCCAATGATTTTGGAAAGGCCGGCGACGCGCCATCGCATCCTGCACTGCTCGACTGGCTCGCATCGGAGTTGATACGCAACGGATGGAGCCTCAAGAAACTGCACCGGCTCATCATGACAAGTGCCGCTTACCAGGCCGACAGCCGCTGGCTTAACTCAAACAACCTGAAACTGGATCCGCAGAACCGTTACTTCTGGAAAGGACAACGCCGACGGCTTGAAGCGGAGCTTTTGTGGGACAACATTCATGCCGTTGCGGGCACGTTGAATGGCAAGATGGGAGGCCGCCCGGTCGTGCCACCGCTCGTCCGGGATGAACAGCCACCCGGATATTGGACGGTCAGCGCCGATCCTGCGGAACATACGCGGCGTGGAATCTACATTCTGGTCCGGCGCAATTATCGGTTTCCGCTGTTTGACGTCTACGATTGGCCCGTCAATGCCGTGTCCGCGCCATCACGGGATGTGACGACCGTCGCGCCCCAAGCCTTGTGGCTGATGAACAATCGCACCGCCGTGCGCCAGGCAGAGCAATTTGCCGCGCGACTCTTCAAGGATTCAGTGGGGAGAGAAGGTTGGAATGCGCCGGACTTTGGGCCCGGTCAGCCGGGATGGTTGGGCAGCAAATCCGGGCGGCACGCGGGATGGGCGAAGCGCATGGCAAACACGAATGCCCCTGCTGGGTTCGACGCACCCATCGGCGCGGTCCTGACCCATGGAAGTTCAAGCGTCCTTTGGAAAGTCCCCGTCTCGGATCCCGCGGGAGTGGCGAGTCTGCGCGGGGGCTTGTGGAACGTCAGGCATCTCGGACGTTCGGGTGTATGGAAGTTATGGAAAAACGATCGCGACCTCCTGGCCGAGGGGATTCTCCAGGATGCTTCCGGAAGTTCCGCTAATCCGTTGGCGCTGTCCTCGGGCGCCCGGAACGGAGCATCTCTGAGCTCGATCGCCTATTCCCCGGGCGACACGTTCCGGCTCGAAATCCTCGAAGGAGATTTTGTGGGCGTCCATTGGACAATCACTACTTCGACCCGAGTCGCAGATCTCATGGCAGACTTTACTCTGATTTCCAATCCCACAGATTCAGGATGGCAATATGGCGAGTCTCTGGAGAACGGAGGAGGAACGGCCGGACCGGCGCAACCTCCCCTGACGCCGATCGACTTCGCGCTGGAGGCCTGCGTGGATCGCGCCTGGAAACTGGCATTTGCTCGCAAGCCAACGAGCGGGGAACTCCAGGAATCGATTTCCCTGGTGGAATCGCTCGAGAGATCCGGAGACAAGCTGGACGCCTCCGTGGATCTGCCGGGTTCCGTTTCGAGAGAACGCGGCGCGGCCCTGGCCAAGTTCTGCCTGTCCCTGTTCAACCTGCATGAATTCTCCTATGTCGATTGA
- a CDS encoding zinc-binding dehydrogenase — MKAAVLAGLQQPFRVAEVAVPEIGPEEVLIATETCGICRTDLHIQDGLAYIPAFPHVPGHEPAGHIAAVGERVQRLRVGQRVTTHLFLTCGCCRFCRTGHDAQCARVGGIIGVTQHGGFAEYFKAPARNVLPLPDAVSFETGGLVSCGVITAVHAYRRSQVKAQEVAVVVGAGGIGLMLVQLLQHAGLRVVAVSRSEENLGSARSAGASLAISPAAPEAVDRIRTFAGEDGADCAFDCVGTAATMEFAASVLRRMGKLVVIGEEPEHAKLDTIQIAQRELEIIGSRNGSIQDASDALAWLDAGVIQPQIGGRFPLEGLNEALHLMRSGASHGRLILQIRPQR; from the coding sequence ATGAAAGCCGCCGTTCTGGCCGGGCTGCAACAGCCGTTCCGTGTAGCGGAGGTGGCGGTGCCGGAGATCGGTCCGGAAGAGGTGTTGATTGCCACCGAAACGTGCGGGATCTGCCGGACTGACCTGCATATCCAGGATGGCCTCGCGTATATTCCCGCATTTCCGCATGTGCCCGGGCATGAGCCCGCAGGACACATCGCGGCGGTCGGCGAACGAGTTCAACGACTTCGGGTTGGCCAGCGTGTCACGACACATTTGTTCCTGACTTGCGGGTGCTGCCGATTTTGCCGTACCGGGCATGACGCCCAATGCGCGCGAGTGGGAGGCATCATTGGGGTGACGCAGCACGGCGGCTTCGCGGAATACTTCAAGGCGCCCGCTCGCAATGTCCTTCCGCTCCCGGATGCAGTCTCCTTCGAAACAGGCGGCCTGGTCAGTTGCGGTGTGATCACCGCCGTCCATGCCTACCGCCGCTCGCAAGTGAAAGCCCAGGAGGTCGCAGTTGTTGTCGGAGCCGGCGGCATTGGCTTGATGCTGGTTCAACTGCTTCAGCACGCCGGACTGCGCGTGGTCGCTGTGAGCCGCTCGGAAGAGAACCTTGGTTCCGCCCGCAGTGCGGGAGCTTCCCTCGCGATTTCACCCGCCGCACCTGAAGCTGTCGACCGCATCCGGACGTTTGCCGGAGAGGACGGCGCCGACTGTGCTTTCGACTGCGTCGGAACTGCGGCGACCATGGAATTTGCGGCATCGGTTCTGCGCCGCATGGGCAAGCTGGTGGTTATTGGGGAGGAGCCCGAGCACGCGAAGCTGGATACGATACAGATTGCGCAGCGCGAACTCGAAATTATTGGGTCGCGGAATGGCTCGATCCAGGATGCATCCGACGCTCTGGCGTGGCTGGACGCCGGTGTGATTCAACCCCAGATCGGTGGCAGATTTCCGCTGGAGGGACTAAATGAAGCCCTCCATCTGATGAGAAGCGGGGCGTCCCATGGCCGATTAATCCTCCAGATCCGCCCACAGCGATGA
- a CDS encoding sugar phosphate isomerase/epimerase — protein MARINAVSFHEDPYLESICRKALDAGFDSLEVSRPPFFDRLPTAGARNLFLKWARSKGLKLHGFDCWVEVDPYRARAQTLDCFRSAMEFASDLSLGMVITHDPWAHVNRDRSPADCLHQNIAFFGEVADLAEARQLSLVFEPHPDTWSMDPAWAEDFIDGIGRSNVGLLYDCCHYGVGHPTRYIEMIRRLGPRIKHVHYSDGDRKTYALHLPLGDGELDLDGIVAGLQEIGFKGTLTNDMYHCPLLEDGARRNVESVRAVEQKLGLAS, from the coding sequence ATCCATCTGCCGCAAGGCGCTGGACGCAGGATTTGATTCTCTTGAGGTGTCGCGTCCACCGTTCTTCGATAGACTGCCAACCGCGGGAGCGCGCAACTTGTTCCTGAAGTGGGCGAGGTCGAAGGGATTGAAACTTCACGGATTCGACTGTTGGGTGGAGGTGGATCCGTATCGAGCGCGGGCGCAGACCCTGGACTGTTTTCGTTCGGCAATGGAATTTGCCTCCGACCTTTCACTCGGCATGGTGATCACCCATGACCCCTGGGCTCACGTCAATCGGGATCGCAGCCCTGCGGACTGCCTGCACCAGAACATTGCCTTCTTCGGGGAGGTGGCTGATTTGGCTGAGGCGCGCCAATTGTCACTGGTTTTCGAACCTCACCCCGACACCTGGAGCATGGACCCTGCATGGGCGGAGGACTTCATTGATGGCATCGGACGTTCCAACGTGGGCCTTTTATACGATTGCTGTCACTATGGAGTGGGACATCCAACCCGATATATCGAGATGATTCGAAGGCTTGGCCCTCGGATCAAGCACGTCCACTATTCCGATGGCGACCGGAAGACATATGCGCTGCACTTGCCTCTCGGTGATGGGGAATTGGACCTCGATGGCATCGTAGCAGGCCTCCAAGAGATTGGCTTCAAGGGGACATTGACCAACGACATGTATCACTGCCCTTTGCTCGAAGACGGAGCGCGGCGGAACGTGGAAAGCGTTAGGGCTGTCGAACAGAAGCTGGGATTGGCATCATGA